From the genome of Bosea sp. Tri-49, one region includes:
- a CDS encoding DUF2190 family protein — protein sequence MATNYIAPDDPLSLPAPTGGVVSGTAYLIAATFGIAGNSAAQGDIFPLHRRGVWSLPKATGVNWLVGAKLYWDDAAKKVTNVATNNTLIGVSREARINADTTVEVALGIVA from the coding sequence ATGGCCACGAACTACATTGCGCCCGATGACCCGCTTTCTCTGCCGGCGCCGACCGGCGGCGTCGTCTCCGGCACGGCCTATCTGATCGCCGCGACCTTCGGCATCGCCGGCAACAGCGCTGCACAGGGTGATATCTTCCCGCTCCATCGCCGCGGCGTCTGGTCCCTGCCCAAGGCGACAGGAGTTAACTGGCTCGTCGGCGCCAAGCTTTATTGGGACGACGCGGCCAAGAAGGTCACGAACGTCGCGACCAACAACACCCTGATCGGTGTCTCGCGCGAGGCGCGGATCAATGCCGACACGACCGTCGAGGTCGCGCTCGGCATCGTCGCCTGA